The following are from one region of the Denitrobacterium detoxificans genome:
- a CDS encoding YidC/Oxa1 family membrane protein insertase, translating to MWDAFKDFIFWCISSFYSVFQDWGMAIMVITLIFRLILMPLMQKQIKSSYQMQKVQPLIQEIQTKYADDQPRMQEEMQKLYADAKFNPLAGCLPILLQMPIFVALFQVLQEMGSRTQGTSYQFYHLVPDLTLSPSTALEQGFLTFIPYIILLLIFAGATFAPMVLQQLHTPDSSQKKQTLIMSAFMTVFMLWIGWGSPAGVLLFWGVSSLFGVTQQQVVMARLRKNDEAKEAEIIETQPVKVDVTRKQKKKRPTKSR from the coding sequence ATGTGGGACGCATTTAAAGACTTTATCTTCTGGTGTATCAGTTCTTTTTACTCGGTATTCCAGGACTGGGGTATGGCCATTATGGTCATTACCCTCATCTTCCGTTTGATTCTCATGCCTCTCATGCAGAAGCAGATCAAGTCTTCCTACCAGATGCAGAAGGTTCAGCCTCTCATCCAGGAGATTCAGACGAAGTACGCCGACGATCAGCCGCGTATGCAAGAGGAAATGCAGAAGCTGTACGCTGATGCTAAGTTCAATCCCCTTGCCGGCTGCCTGCCTATCCTGCTTCAGATGCCTATCTTTGTTGCTCTGTTCCAGGTGCTGCAGGAAATGGGATCGCGTACGCAGGGTACTTCGTATCAGTTCTATCACCTGGTACCCGACCTTACGCTTTCGCCTTCCACGGCGCTTGAGCAGGGTTTTCTTACATTTATCCCGTACATCATCTTGCTGCTGATCTTCGCTGGCGCAACGTTCGCCCCCATGGTTCTTCAGCAGCTGCACACTCCCGATAGTTCGCAGAAGAAGCAAACGCTTATCATGTCTGCCTTCATGACGGTGTTCATGCTTTGGATTGGTTGGGGGTCGCCTGCAGGCGTATTGCTCTTCTGGGGTGTCTCCTCGCTGTTCGGCGTAACCCAGCAGCAAGTTGTTATGGCTCGCCTTCGTAAGAACGACGAAGCGAAGGAAGCTGAAATCATCGAGACTCAGCCCGTTAAGGTTGATGTGACGCGCAAGCAAAAGAAGAAGCGCCCCACCAAGTCTCGCTAA